Genomic DNA from Paenibacillus donghaensis:
GCTGGTAAGAGGAATTATATGTAAGGCTGACACCGCCTGGATCAGGGCAGCCGGTGTGCAGCCTGTTTGTTGTGCCTTATTCCACCCAAGCCACCAGCCGGGGGAATTCGTCCAGAATGGAATCATACTGCTCCTTCCAGCCGTATTGTCCATCAGGATCAAGCTGCATGTAGCGCAAATATTTCTCCAGCCGGTATTCCGGCTTCGACCAGCCAAGATGCTTCAGCCGCAGATTGCTCAACTGATGGGGCAGCTCAAAAATATTCTCCGGCAGCCGGCCGCAATGCTGCGGCAATTCATACCACACATAATCGAAATCGCCTCTGTAGCGGAGCAGAAACGGCCGGTAGCTCAGATGGGAACGCCAGTAGGCATCCTCGCGGTAATGGCTGTCGTTCCAGAAATCATACAGCCGGAAGCAGAACAGATCGACCTGCGGGTCGCGCAGCAGGTCATCAATCTCCGTGGCAAACGACGCTTCAAACAGCTCGTCGCTGTCCAGATTCAGAATCCATTCCGGTTCTGTGGCGATAACCGCCTCCCACTGCTGCTTGCGCAGCTCAATCTCATTGCTAAACTTGGAGCGGGTGTTCCGCACCAGCTGCACAGGAATTCCCTCCAGCACCTCCAGGCAGATTGCTGCTGTGTCATCGGTGCTGCTATCATCGACAATGACCGCTGCGTCGATGTATTTGCGGTGCTCCTCCAGCACCTGGCGCAGGAAGCGGCCGCCCTCTTTCTTGACGACCATGGTCAGCGTCAGCTTGGGGCGTGTCAGCGCCGAAGCTGTGCCGGCGGTTATTTCATTGGCTGTGTCAGGAACAGGGCTTGGCTGCGCCGGAGTGGTGTCTGCCACAGCTTCATGTTCTGGCTGGGCCGAATCTGTAGCGGCTGCAGCGTCCGGAGTGAGAGCTGACGGGGCAGCATCTGTGTCCGTCACAGCTTCCAGGGAGAGTTCTGGCTGGGCCGAATCTGTAGCAGCTACAGATTCGGAGGCCAGCTGTGGCTGCTCCGATTCCAGTGCTGCTGCGTTCAACTGAGGCAACGGCTCGGACAGCCCGCTGGCGTGCTGCCCGCCGCCGTTCTGCTTAATGAAATCGGCCACCTTCCCCAGATCACTGTCCCTGTACAGGTGCAGCGCGGGGTAATGGGTGTCGACGAACAGCGGAATTCCAAGCGCGGCGGCGCGGATGCAGAAGTGGCGATCTTCTCCCCAGTAGGAGATATTCTTGACTTGATGGTAGCTGGCGCCGGTGAGGATGGCCTTGCGGCTAATCAGGGTGCAGGCGCCCAGGCCGCCAACCTCGTAGATGCCCGGTTCTTTAAGCTTGGCCAGGAATTCATGGAACCGGCGGTTAATTTCCTCCGGCTTCAGCTGTTCTCCGGGCAGCAGCTCCCACTGATTGTATTCATCATGCATCCATACCTGGGGCTGGTGCAGCGTACCCGGCTGCCACTGGGTCCAGAATACCTCGGAGATGATATCTTTGTCAGTGCTGATGAGATGCTTCAACGTATCGGGATGAAGAATGAGGTCGGAATCAATCAGGAAAAGATAATCATATTCCAGCGTTCCGGCCCGCTGAATCATCAGATTCTTGAAGTTGGCTACTTTCCAGACCAGATTCGAGTTCCAGAAATGGGTGGTGTCATTGCGGATATAGGCATCCCGGTAGCCGGAGGGCTGAATCAGTATATGGCTGCCCGGAGGCTCGAACTGCTTCAGCAGCAGGCGTGAGGCGTCGTCTTCATTGTCATCGATCAGAAAATAGTCAAGCTGAAGCCCCTCCGTGTCTAACCGGAGCAGGGACTCCAGAAACGGCTGCAGAATATGCGGCTTCTGGTGAATCGGGCTGCCGAGCAGCACACGTGTGTTGTTGTCCTTCATCGCTGGCCTAACTCCTCCTGTCCATAGCTGTTATAGAGTATATGTGTTTAACATATTCAATATAGTCAGGCAGGGACTGAGCACAGCGGTTTATTTCTGAATATAGGACGCCGGGCTAACCCATTCTGATCCAACTGTCGCTCCAGCCGAATAAGTTACTTATAGGGAGTTTCTCATGCGAAATGAGTAGATTGGGTCCTCAGACCCAATTCTAGAAGCTCGAAAAATTAATTAGTTGCGAAAACGCATCTAATTAGCCGGTTTTTTTCATTTTAGAGGAAATAAGTGCGAATACGCACCTATTTTGGACGTTT
This window encodes:
- a CDS encoding glycosyltransferase family 2 protein; this encodes MKDNNTRVLLGSPIHQKPHILQPFLESLLRLDTEGLQLDYFLIDDNEDDASRLLLKQFEPPGSHILIQPSGYRDAYIRNDTTHFWNSNLVWKVANFKNLMIQRAGTLEYDYLFLIDSDLILHPDTLKHLISTDKDIISEVFWTQWQPGTLHQPQVWMHDEYNQWELLPGEQLKPEEINRRFHEFLAKLKEPGIYEVGGLGACTLISRKAILTGASYHQVKNISYWGEDRHFCIRAAALGIPLFVDTHYPALHLYRDSDLGKVADFIKQNGGGQHASGLSEPLPQLNAAALESEQPQLASESVAATDSAQPELSLEAVTDTDAAPSALTPDAAAATDSAQPEHEAVADTTPAQPSPVPDTANEITAGTASALTRPKLTLTMVVKKEGGRFLRQVLEEHRKYIDAAVIVDDSSTDDTAAICLEVLEGIPVQLVRNTRSKFSNEIELRKQQWEAVIATEPEWILNLDSDELFEASFATEIDDLLRDPQVDLFCFRLYDFWNDSHYREDAYWRSHLSYRPFLLRYRGDFDYVWYELPQHCGRLPENIFELPHQLSNLRLKHLGWSKPEYRLEKYLRYMQLDPDGQYGWKEQYDSILDEFPRLVAWVE